Within the Acidipropionibacterium acidipropionici genome, the region GCACGGGGAACCTCCTCCTGGCGCAGCTCCGCCAGCGGCAGGCCGTCGGCGAGCCGCAGCCTCAGCAGCACGGTCTCCTCGTGGCGCTCCTCGGAGCCCAGCACCTCCCCGTCGTCGACGGGCAGCTCGCCGTCGGCGCACAGAGCCGCGTAGCGCGCAGGGTGCTTGACGTTCCACCAGCGGGCCTCGCCGATGTGGGAGTGGGCGCCGGGACCGATCCCCCACCAGTCGTCGCCCACCCAGTAGGCCATGTTGTGCTCGGCGCGATGCGGGTCCGGGCCGTCGGGGCCGGCGGTGGGCCGGGCCCAGTTGGACACCTCGTAGTTGACGAATCCGGCGCCGGTGAGGATCTCCTCGGCCGCCAGATACTTGTCAGCCAGGTCGTCCTCGTCGGTCATCGGCACCTCCCCGCGCCGGATCCGCGCGGCCAGCCGGGTGCCCTCCTCGACGATGAGCGAGTAGGCCGAGATGTGGTCGGGGCTCGCCTCCAGGGCGGTTTCAAGGCTGCGTCGCCAGGAGTCGAGGGTCTCCCCGGGGGTGCCGAAGATGAGGTCCAGTGAGATGTCCTCGAATCCCCTCTGCCGGGCCAGCCGGGCCATCTCGACCGCCCGGCCCGGGGTGTGCACCCGGTCCAGCAGCTTCAACACTCCGCGATCGGCCGACTGCATGCCCATCGACAGCCGGTTGACGCCGGCGGCCAGCAGACCGTCCAGCACCGGGGCGTCGAGGGTCTCCGGATTGGCCTCGGTGGTCACCTCGGCGTCCTCGGTCAGCCCCCAGGTGTCCCTGACGTGGTCGATGAGCCCTCCGAGCTGCTCGGGGGTCAGCATGGTCGGCGTCCCTCCCCCGAAGAAGAGCGTCCGCGCCGGGCCAGGATCCGGGAACTGCCCGGCGGCCGTCTCGATCTCGGTGTGGGCGGCGTTCAGATAGGTGGCGACGGCGTCGGCCCCCATGGAGCCGAGGACATAGGTGTTGAAGTCGCAGTAGCCGCACCGGGCGGCGCAGAAGGGCACGTGGATGTACACGCTGAACGGGCGTTCCGCCAGCGGCTGACCCACGGCGTCCGATGGATGAAATCTCACAGTCCCAGCCCTAAGCTCATCCTCATGAACCTCTCCCGACGTCATTTCTTCGGGGCCGCGACCAGTCTCGCCGCTGCCGCCGTCCTGTCCGCCTGCGGCTCAAACTCCGGTGGGGTGGACACCGGATCCAGCTCGAGCGCGGCCGCTTCCGGGGGCTCCGGAAAGCTCATCCAGTGGTACCACGAGTACGGCGAGAAGGGCGTCCAGGAAGCGGTCAAGCGCTACGCCAAGGACTACAAGGACGCCTCGATCACGGTGAAGTGGAATCCGGGCACCGACTACATGAAGCTGCTGGCCACCACCCTGCTGTCGGGCAACGGCATCCCCGACGTCTTCGAGTCCGAGAACGGCGCCACCCTGGACATGATCCAGCAGGGCCAGGTGGTCGATCTCACCGACGTCATCGGCGACGACAAGGACAAGTTCTCCAAGCCGGTGCTCGACCGGATGACCTATCAGGGCAAGATCTGGGCCATCCCGCAGGTGCTCGACATGCAGCTGCTCTACTACCGCAAGTCGGTGCTGGAGAAGGCCAAGGTGGACCCGCCGAAGACCTTCGCCGATCTGGTCAAGGCCGCCAAGGCCGTCAAGACCTCCGACATGGGCGGCTTCTTCGCTGGCAATGACGGCGGCCTGGGCGTGCTGGCGAACTTCTTCATCTGGAGCGCCGGCTTCGAGCAGCTCAACGACGAGGGCACCGACGTCGGCTTCATGGAGTCGAACTTCTTCGACGCCGTCAACGCCTACCGCGACTTCTCCACCTCCGGCGGCCTGCTCACCAGCGCCTCCAAGGACTGGTTCGACGGATCCCCCTTCGTCAACGGCGAGACCGCCATGCAGTGGACCGGCCTGTGGGCGCTGGGCGACATCAAGAAGAAGTGGGGCGACGACTTCGGCGTCCTGCCCTTCCCCGCCTTCGGCGACAAGGGCCGCCAGGCCGTCGTCTTCGGCGCCTACGGCTCCTGCGTGGCCGCCAAGGGGGCCAGTTCCAATGTGGAGGGGGCCAAGAAGTTCAACAAGTGGCTGTGGGTCGACCAGACCGACAAGCAGGTCGACTTCGCCAACTCCTACGGCACCCACATCCCCTCGCGGACCGACCTGGTCTCCAAGGCCTCCCAGATCTCCTCGGGGCCCGGCAAGGAGGCCGCCGACTTCGTCGACAAGATGGGCCACGCCTCCGAGCTGCTGTGGACCTCCACCATCGGCGACGCCTTCAACGCGGCGGTGACCAACGTCGTCAAGAAGAAGGCCGACGCCAAGAAGGAGTTCGCCTCCGTGCAGAAGACCGCCCAGAACGAGCTGAAGCGCATCAAGAAGTGAGCACACCGGCAGACCTCACCGGGAGCGGCACCCGGCGCACCCTGTGGCAGCGGATCCGCGGCCGGCAGGGCCGCAACCTCTGGTTCGCGCTGTTCGTCGCACCGTTCCTGGTGGGGCTGCTGGTCTTCGTCTACATCCCGATCGTCTGGAGCGCCTACCTGTCATTCTTCGACGCCCGGGCGACCATCCGGCCGACCAGATTCGTCGGCCTGGCCAATTACCAGTACCTGCTGGGAGACCAGCTCTTCCGCGACTCGATGCTCACCTTCATCGTCTTCGCGATCGTCATTGTCCCGCTCACCTACGCCTGCTCCCTGGCGCTGGCGCTGATGCTGGACAATGTGGGCCGGTTCCGGGCCTTCTTCCGCTCGGTCTTCTTCATCCCGACCGCCTGCTCATACGTGGTGGCCTCGATGGTGTGGCGGCTGTCCTTCTTCAACGGGGCGCGGTTCGGGTTCATGAACTCGCTGCTGCGCCGCCTCGGCCTCGATGACGTCGACTGGCTGGGCGGGACGAACAACTGGTACTGGGTGGCCCTGGTGTCGCTTCGGCTGTGGCTGCAGGTGGGCTATTACATGATCCTGCTCATCGCCGGGCTCAACCAGATCCCCACCGACACCTATGAGGCCGCCGCCATCGACGGCGCCTCGGGCTGGCGGCGGCTGCGGTACATCACCATTCCTCAGCTGCGCGCCACCAGCGCCGCCGTGCTCATGCTGCTGCTCATCGGCGCCTTCCAGGCCTTCGACGAGTTCTACAACATGATGTCGACGGCCGGCTCCTACCCGCCCTACGCCCGCCCGCCGCTGGTCCACCTGTACATGATCAGCGTCGGCGGGTCCCAGCAGGACCTGGGGCTGGGCGGTGCGGGCACCATGATCCTCACCGCGATCATCGTGGTCTTCGGGGTGCTGCAGAACTGGTGGGTCACCCGCGCGGATCGGAGCCGGGCATGAGTGAGCAGAACTCCTCGGCACGGATGGTGCGGGGCCGCGGCGGTCGGGCGGCGCACACCGCGAAACTCGTGCTGCTCTTCGTGCTGGCGGCGATCTTCCTGCTGCCCTTCTACGTCATCTTCCGTAACGCCTTCACCTCCGACCAGGGATTCGTCTCCCCGCAGTGGAAGTGGCTGCCCGACAACCTCAGCGGCTCGGTCCTGAGTTCACTGTTCACCGGCTCCGACCTGGGGCTGCTGTCGGCCATGGGCCACTCGGCGATCCAGTCGGTGGGCCAGACCCTGCTCACCGTGGTGGTGAGCTTCATGGCCGGCTACGGTCTGGCGCGGTTCCGCAACCGGGCGGCCGGGGTGGTGCTCAAGCTCACCGTGCTGACGCTCATGGTGCCCACCGCGGTCACCTTCGTGCCGAGCTTCATCATGACCAGCCAGTTCGGGTGGATCGATTCCTACCGCGGGCTCATCGTCCCGGTGATGTTCTCGGCCTTCGCCACCTACCTGTTCCGCCAGTCCCTGCTCGGCTTCCCTCGTGAGCTCGAGGAGGCCGCCGAGCTGGACGGCGCCAATCCGTGGACGGTGATGTGGCGGGTGGTGCTGCCCAACTCGATGGGCATCGTCGCCGCGGTGTCCACCATCACCTTCATCGGGGCCTGG harbors:
- a CDS encoding carbohydrate ABC transporter permease, with translation MSTPADLTGSGTRRTLWQRIRGRQGRNLWFALFVAPFLVGLLVFVYIPIVWSAYLSFFDARATIRPTRFVGLANYQYLLGDQLFRDSMLTFIVFAIVIVPLTYACSLALALMLDNVGRFRAFFRSVFFIPTACSYVVASMVWRLSFFNGARFGFMNSLLRRLGLDDVDWLGGTNNWYWVALVSLRLWLQVGYYMILLIAGLNQIPTDTYEAAAIDGASGWRRLRYITIPQLRATSAAVLMLLLIGAFQAFDEFYNMMSTAGSYPPYARPPLVHLYMISVGGSQQDLGLGGAGTMILTAIIVVFGVLQNWWVTRADRSRA
- a CDS encoding ABC transporter substrate-binding protein produces the protein MNLSRRHFFGAATSLAAAAVLSACGSNSGGVDTGSSSSAAASGGSGKLIQWYHEYGEKGVQEAVKRYAKDYKDASITVKWNPGTDYMKLLATTLLSGNGIPDVFESENGATLDMIQQGQVVDLTDVIGDDKDKFSKPVLDRMTYQGKIWAIPQVLDMQLLYYRKSVLEKAKVDPPKTFADLVKAAKAVKTSDMGGFFAGNDGGLGVLANFFIWSAGFEQLNDEGTDVGFMESNFFDAVNAYRDFSTSGGLLTSASKDWFDGSPFVNGETAMQWTGLWALGDIKKKWGDDFGVLPFPAFGDKGRQAVVFGAYGSCVAAKGASSNVEGAKKFNKWLWVDQTDKQVDFANSYGTHIPSRTDLVSKASQISSGPGKEAADFVDKMGHASELLWTSTIGDAFNAAVTNVVKKKADAKKEFASVQKTAQNELKRIKK
- a CDS encoding carbohydrate ABC transporter permease, with the protein product MSEQNSSARMVRGRGGRAAHTAKLVLLFVLAAIFLLPFYVIFRNAFTSDQGFVSPQWKWLPDNLSGSVLSSLFTGSDLGLLSAMGHSAIQSVGQTLLTVVVSFMAGYGLARFRNRAAGVVLKLTVLTLMVPTAVTFVPSFIMTSQFGWIDSYRGLIVPVMFSAFATYLFRQSLLGFPRELEEAAELDGANPWTVMWRVVLPNSMGIVAAVSTITFIGAWNAFLWPLLVARDNTRTVQLTLSRFMTSQGVDYAQLFAGALVAIVPVVLVFLFLQRYLVQGMTTSGLD
- the hemW gene encoding radical SAM family heme chaperone HemW → MRFHPSDAVGQPLAERPFSVYIHVPFCAARCGYCDFNTYVLGSMGADAVATYLNAAHTEIETAAGQFPDPGPARTLFFGGGTPTMLTPEQLGGLIDHVRDTWGLTEDAEVTTEANPETLDAPVLDGLLAAGVNRLSMGMQSADRGVLKLLDRVHTPGRAVEMARLARQRGFEDISLDLIFGTPGETLDSWRRSLETALEASPDHISAYSLIVEEGTRLAARIRRGEVPMTDEDDLADKYLAAEEILTGAGFVNYEVSNWARPTAGPDGPDPHRAEHNMAYWVGDDWWGIGPGAHSHIGEARWWNVKHPARYAALCADGELPVDDGEVLGSEERHEETVLLRLRLADGLPLAELRQEEVPRAAKVVADGLGVESDGMLRLNLNGRLLADRIITELLV